AACTGGTGCCATCTAAAAATCTTCCTGTATACTTAAGTATGAGTGTACTTTCATTGGTGATTACATCCGAACCAGTGCCTTCGGTTCCAACAATATAGTATACTCTGCTTAAATCTTTAGTTGCTGTTAAATTTTTAGCAGTTAAATAACTTTGGATCTTTGCATCATCAAATAACCACTGTTTGCGGTATGGATAAGTTTTAACTATAAAATCAAGATTTTCGTTTGAGGGAATAGGACCAGCACCATTTTTACCAAAGCCTAAATAAGATGGCAACAAAATCCTAGCTGTACCTCCTGGTTTTAATTTAAGCACAGCTGTTCTTATAGCGGGTATATTATAGGTAATGGTTGTTGATAAAGAAGATTGGAAAAAGCTATTTAAATATCCAACATATGTACCCAAATTGCCGTTCGATGGAGACTGGAGATAAGTTGTGCCATTCGTCATAGATTTAACTGTTACATCATACAATACTGAATCTGTATTTAAGAAAAACGAACCATCAGTAGGGTTTGTAACCTGAAAATAAAATCCTGTTTTAGCAGAATCAGGTTGCATTTGAGTTAGATTGTTTTTTGATATATATGCTTTTATAGCCGCATCATCTATAGTTTGAGCAGAATCGTACTCTTTTTTACATGAGCTGAAGATTGTAGTAGCCAATAAAAGTGTGAATAGGCTAAGTTGAGTAAATTTGTTCATTTATTATTGTACGTCTGTAAGTGTTATGGTAAAATCAAGCACTGAATTTGCCGGAATTAATGCGGATGGCGACTGTGTTCCGTAAGCGAAGTAAGATGGGATAATTAACCTGATCTTTCCTCCTTTTTGTATTTTTTGAATCCCAAACTGCCATCCTAAAATTACATTTCCTAATTTAAAAGAGGTTGGGGTTCCTTTGGTGCTATCGAAAATAGTACCGTTTAATAATCTGCCTTCATAATCTGCAGTAATCACTGTAGAGGTGAGATAACTTACGTTTCCCGTCCCAGGAGTTATAATCTGATAAAAAATACCACTAGCATCTTTTGTTGCCGGGATATTATTGGTCTTAACAAAAGTGCTTATTGCAGCAGTATCGGCCTTAAATTGTGGAGTAGGATCGTAATCATCTACCGGCACATTTTTTTTACAGGCTGCTAAGCACCCTGCAAGGCAGATCATGAGTATAAAATATTTAAACTTAACCATCATCCGCAAAAATAAGCTTTTAATACGGATGCTACAATTTTTAACCTATTTTAACAAATAAGCTTATTGCGTATTCGAAAGCTGAATTGTAAAATCCAATACCGAATTACCTGGAATAGAGCCTACAGCACCACTTCCATAACCCAAGCTAGGCGGAACGATCAACCTGATTTCGCCACCTTTTTGAATTTTAGGAATACCGATTCTCCAGCCTTCAATCAACTCTGCAAGATTAAATGTTTGCTCTTTGCCACCGCCATTATCAAATACACTGCCGTTTAATAATCTTCCCTCATATTTAATGGTGATTTTAGTATTATTCGGATAAGTAAACGAGCCAGAACCAGGTTTTATAACCTGATAATATAAGCCAGAATCATCTCTAACGGCATTAATATTATTTTGTTTGATGAAATCGGAAATCTGTTTTTCAGGATCCTCATTCTTTTTACAAGATGAAAACGCAGCTAAACATAAAAAGAGTATGGTAAGAAATCTAAATTTAAACATGTGCGAAAATAAGATTTTAATAACATAAAGCTAATGGGTTATGTTTTTTTTGAAGCGCAATCTTCTACTGCTTGGGATGCGGTAGTCCTGCTTTGCACTTTTATCTTTTTTGTAGAATTATGTATAAAGAAAAATTTCCATCTACAAAAAAGGATAACGTTTCAATCAGGGCTAATTAGGCAAGTTCCGTGGTGCTGTTAACCTACATCGCCCAAACCTCATTTCACAAAACAAGAAAAGGGTTTAAAATCTGGATTATACACCCAAACCTTAAACCCTCAACTTTTTAAGCTTTACGCTTAAAAAATATACTTATTTGCCTCAATAAGCTGTTGGGCAACTCTTTGACGGGCATCTTTAACATTAAACGGTTCCACTTTTGTAAAGCGGCGTAAACCAACCAACATCATACGCTGCTCATCTCCTTCGGCGAAAGCCCAAAGTGCTTCTTTACCAGCTTTAGCAATACCATCAACCGCCTCTACCAAATAAATGCGTAATAAATCCAGCTGACCTGCTGCTGCTTCTTCTCCACGGGTGTGCACTAACTTTTCTGTCCTTAATAAAGCCGATTCAAGCACATAAACATAACTGGCCATGTCGGCAATGTTCATTAAAATTTCCTGTTCTTTACTTAAGGTCATCATCAATTTTTGAACCGCAGCACCAGCCACCATTAAAGTCGCTTTTTTCAAATTTGAGAGCACCTTTTTCTCTGCAGCAAATAAGGTGGTATCTTCTTCGCCAAAATCAGGAATGCTCATCAGTTCAGCTGCAACTGCTGTAGCAGGGGTCATTAAATCCAGTTCGCCTTTCATGGCACGTTTCAGCATCATATCAACGGTTAACAAACGGTTAATTTCGTTTGTACCTTCGAAAATTCTATTGATACGTGCATCACGATACGCCCTATCCATTGGTGCATCGGCACTAAAGCCCATACCACCGTAAATCTGTACACCTTCATCTACAGTATAATCTAAAGCTTCTGAGCCCCATACTTTTAAAATGGCACACTCTACTGCGAATTGTTCAACAGACTTTAATCTCGCTTTACCAGATTCCATTCCACCTGCAACCAGTTGATCGTAAGTATCATCAATATTTTGTCCGGCACGATAGTTCGCTGAATCAACAGCGTAAAGTTTAGCAGCAATTTCTGCAATTTTAAAACGGATAGCACCATATTTGGAAATCGGGCGGCCAAACTGGATCCGTTCATTCGAATAATTAATCGCCGTATTTAGAGTTGCTTTTGAAGCGCCAATAGCTGCCGCTGATAATTTAATACGGCCGATATTTAAAATATTAACCGCGATTTTGAAACCATTTTCCCTATCACTCAACATGTTCTCAACGGGCACTGGGCAATCGTTAAAGAAAACCTGACGGGTTGAAGAACCTTTAATACCCATTTTATGCTCTTCCGGATTCATGGTGATGCCACCGAAATCTTTCTCCACAATAAATGCGGTTAAGTTTTTATCATCATCAATTTTCGCAAAAACAATAAAAACATCGGCAAAGCCGCCATTAGTAATCCACATTTTCTGACCAGTGATGATGTAGTGTTTACCATCATCGCTCAGCTTAGCTTTGGTTTTACCAGAGTTGGCATCCGAACCGGAGTTTGGTTCGGTTAAGCAATAAGCAGCCTTCCACTCACCCGAACCGAGTTTAGGAATATACTTTGCTTTTTGTGCTTCGTTACCATAATATAAAATTGGCAATGTACCAATTCCAGTATGGGCAGAAAGCGCAACAGCAAAAGAGTGGCCTGCACCTACCACATCTGCAACCAGCATGGAAGTATTGAAGTTTTTGCCAAAACCTCCGTATTCTTCAGGAACCGAAACGCCTAAGATGCCCAGTTCGCCAGCTTTGGTTAAAAGTGTTGGCATGAGCTCTGGGTCTTCCTGCTTATCAATTTTATCTAAATTAGGATAAACTTCAGCCGCCAGAAAATCGCGACAGGTTTGCGCAATCATCTGCTGTTCTTCATCAAATTCTTCAGGGATAAATACTTCCTGATAAGTGGTATCCTTAATTAAGAATTCACCACCTTTAATTGTCTTTTTTTCAGTTGTTTCCATTTTAATAGTATCTAGTAGCGAGTATTAAGATTTGAGTATCAAGACATCAGTATCAAGACAAAGTCTATATCAAAAAAAATTTACTATTGTATAATCCAATCTTGATACTTGATACTCACATCTTTCTTCCTAATACCCACATCAAATTAATTTTCTTTCCAGGGCATAAATCATTTTTTGAACTTCAGTAACTTTCTCAATTAATCCCGTTGACAAGATGTCCTCTAATAACCCAAGTTGATTTGATATAATTAGCTGTGTTTCCAACTCGAATGCTGAACCTTGACTAATCGTTAAAAATATTTAAACTGGGGACCACTCCCTCTACCAGCCCCCTCAGCAATATTCGAGGCAATTGAAACTGAACATCTTTTCATTTGTGAAATCAATCCAAATCTTTCCTCATTTGGCAAGAGCGATGTCGCTTTATAAACTTCAACAGCTAAGTCGATTGATTTTTGCCAAACTTTTAGTTCTTTAAAATTATGCATATATATTATATTAGTATTAGTGACTGAGTAATATGTCGGGATGATTTTATAAACTGGCTTATTCGCCTGCTATTAAATCTTGATACTATATACTCATATCTCGATACTAATTAAAGTAACTCAAAAATCCCCGCTGCACCCTGCCCTGTTCCTACACACATGGTTACCATTCCGTACTTTTTGTTCTGTCTTTTAAGTTCGTTCATGATTTGCACCGTAAGTTTTGCACCTGTACAGCCCAGCGGATGCCCTAATGCAATTGCACCACCATTTACGTTAATTACATCAGGATTTAAATCTAATGTTCTGATTACAGCTAACGATTGTGAGGCAAAAGCTTCGTTCAGTTCGATTAAATCGATATCTTCTTTTTTCAAACCCGCTTGTTTCAATGCTTTTGGAATCGCCTCAATCGGACCAATACCCATAATGCGCGGCGGAACTCCTGCGATACCGTAGCTTACCAACCTGGCAATCGGTTCTGCATTTAATTCTTTCATTTTCTTTTCAGATACCACCAAAACAAAAGCTGCTCCATCAGATGTTTGCGATGAGTTACCCGCAGTTACACTTCCAACCGCATCGAATACGGGTTTCAGTTTCGCCAACTTATCTAAGGTGGTATCTGCACGCGGACCTTCATCAGTATCAACCACATAAGAACGGGTTTTCTTTTTCAGGTTGGCATCAAGATAATTTTCGTTTACCGTGATTGGCAGAACACCATCTTTTAAATGACCATTTTTTATAGCGTGAATGGCTTTCTCGTGAGATTTTAACGAAAAAGCATCCTGATCTTCACGGCTCACATTATACTCTTTAGCTACTGCTTCTGCGGTTAAGCCCATGCCCCAATACCAATCTGGATTGTTTTTTGCAACTTCTGCATTCGGCACGAGTTTCCATCCGCCAAAAGGCATTCCGCTCATTACTTCTACGCCACCGGCGATAATACAATCGGCCATACCTGCTTTAATTTTAGCAACTGCAGTGGCAATGGTATCTAAACCTGATGCACAATAGCGGTTTACGGTAACCCCTGGTACTTTATCGGTATCCAAACCCATTAATGAGATCATACGGCCAATATTCAGCCCCTGTTCTGCTTCTGGTGTAGCGTTACCCACTATTACATCATCAATTTGTTCGTTATCTAAATTCGGAACCGATGCCACTAAAGCCCTGATTACTTCTGCGGCTAAATCATCAGCTCTTGTAAAACGGAATACGCCCCGGGGTGCTTTGCCCACAGCTGTACGATATCCGGCTATAATATATGCTTCCATTCTTTTAGTATCTAGTAGCCAGAATCAAGTATCGAGACTTAATTCTAGCATTATTATTTTATTTGTTATTTACTATGAGTCATTTTTTTTCGACAATCATATCTTGATACTTGATACTCTTATCTTGATACTCATATCTAAATATTTAACTCACTAATTCCTCAACGGTTTCCCCTTTGTAATAATACTTTGAATCCTTTCTAAACTCTTCCGCTCACCAGCAAGTGATAAAAATGCTTCTCTTTCCAGATCCAATAAATATTGTTCGGTTACTTCTGTTGGATAAGATAAATCTCCGCCGCACATTACATAACCTAATTTTTCAGAGATTTTTTTATCATGCTCGGAGATGAAATGCCCAGCATACATGCTATTTGCACCTGCATAAACAATTCCCAATCCTTGCTTGCCTAAAACTTTGATGTCGTTACGCTGAACGGGTTTGGTATAGCCAGCATCGGCCAGTTCAATAGCTTTGGCTTTTGCATCGGCCAATAAACGGTTGCGGTTCATCGAAATCGAGAATTTATCTTTTTGCAGATAACCCAGTTCGTAAGCCTCGTAACCTGACGTAGAAACTTTGGCCATTCCGATAGTTAAGAAACGGTCTTTCAGTGCATTTTGCACAATCTGATCATCCTTAAATTCATCAGATGCGCGTAAAGCAAATTCTTTAGTACCGCCGCCACCAGGGATTACGCCAACACCAAATTCAACCAAGCCCATGTAAGTTTCGGCAGAAAGCTGTACATGATCGGCATGTAAGCTAAACTCGCAACCACCACCCAATGTTAAATTATGCGGAGCTACTACAACCGGGATAGAAGAATAACGGATGCGCATCGAAGTATTCTGGAACATGCGGATAGCCATGTTCAATTCATCCCACTCCTGTTCTACGGCCATCATAAAAATCATTCCCACATTTGCGCCGGCAGAGAAATTTGCACCATCGTTGCCGATTACCAAACCACGGTAATCTTTTTCGGCCATATCAATTGCTTTATTAATCCCCGAAATCACATCACCGCCAATAGTATTCATTTTGGTGTGGAATTCTACATTTAGAATGCCGTCGCCCAGATCGATAATCGAAACACCTGAATTTTTCCAAAGGGTTTTATTTTCCCGAAGGTTATCCAAGATGATGAACTCATTGGTACCAGGTAAAGCTTTATAACTTTTAGAAGGGATATCGTAATATTTTTTAACGCCGTTTTCTACTTTATAGAATGAAGTATTTCCGGCATTGAGCATTTCATGCACCCAGGCCGCAGCTTTATTGCCATACTGCTCCATTCCTTCAATGGCTTCTTTTACGCCAACGGCATCCCATAATTCGAAAGGACCAAGTTCCCAGCCAAAGCCTGCACGCATCGCATCATCAATACGGTACAGCTCATCAGAAATTTCAGGGATTCTATCTGATACATATTCAAATAAACCAAATGAAGAATGGCGGAACAATTCGCCTGCCTTATCTTTTCCTTTGGCAAAAATCTTCATACGCTCGCGAAGGTTCTCCACCGGCTTAGTCATTTCTAAGGTAGCCGATTTTACTTTTTGCTGAGGTTTATATTCCAGGGTTTTTAAATCTAAAGCCAAGATTTCGGTTTTACCATCGGCTGTTTTGGTTTTTTTATAGAAACCCTGCTTGGTTTTATCGCCAAGCCATTTGTTCTCTTCCATTTTTTGCACATATGCAGGAAGTTTAAACAAATCGTGCGCTTTATCATCCGGGCAGTTATCGTAAAGCCCTTTAGCCACTTTAATCATGGTGTCTAAACCTACCACATCGGATGTGCGGAAAGTAGCCGATTTTGGTCTACCCAATGCTGGCCCTGTAAATTTATCAACCTCCTCTACGGTTAAATCTAATTTTTCGACCAAATGCAAAAGTGCCATAATCGAATAAACACCTACCCTGTTTGCAATAAAAGCTGGGGTATCTTTACATAAAACGGTTGTTTTTCCTAAAAATTTATCACCATACTGCATCAGGAAATCAACAATTTCTGGCTGCGTATGCGGCGTAGGAATAATTTCCAATAATTTTAAATAACGCGGTGGATTAAAAAAATGTGTTCCACAGAAATGTGATTTAAAATCATCACTTCTTCCCTCGGCCATTAAATGAATAGGAATACCAGAAGTATTTGAAGTGATTAAGGTACCAGGCTTACGGAATTGCTCTACCTGTTCGAAAACTTTTTTCTTGATATCAAGATTTTCGACCACGACTTCAATTACCCAATCATAGCCGGCAATTTTCGACATATCATCGTCGAAGTTTCCGGTTTTGATTTTATTTAATACTTTTTTGGTATAAACCGGCGATGGATTTGTTTTCACAGCCGTTTGCAAAGCTGTATTCACAATCCGGTTTTTTACAGCTGGGTTATCCAGTGTTAATCCTTTTGCCTGCTCTTCAGGGCTTAAGTCTTTTGGGGCAATATCCAACAGCAAAACCTCTACGCCAATATTGGCGAAGTGGCATGCAATACGCGACCCCATAATACCTGAACCTAAAACAGCAACTTTATTAATGCTTCGTTTCATTACTTTATATATTTTTCTTTAGGCCTGATTAAACCTGTACAAAGTGAATTTATTTTGCCTCAGATTACATCCTGTTAATCAACAGTATAGGCTACCGTGATCTCATTTAGTTTTATCAATAGATTAATGAATGTTTCTTTTTCTTTTTTGGTAAAGTGCTCATCCAGGTATTCATTAAATTTTCGAACAACCCCTTTGGCCAATTGTTTTTTCTCTTTACCAAAATCAGTTAGGAAAACTTTTACCGAACGTTTATCGCCTGCAGATGTTTCACGATAAATGAGGTTGGCCTCTTCCATATTATTTAACATACGGGATAAACTGGTTGCCTTAACTCCAAGCAAGCCAGCTAAATTTGAAACCGCAGTTCCCTCAGCATCATCTATATTAATAAGCATGTAACCAATGGCCTGTGTAATCCCAAAACCGGATGCCATTTGATTGTACTTATTAAACATATTTTGCCAGGCAAACTTAACGTGGTAATCTATGGTTTGTTGTTGTTTCATTTTCACTAATTTATTATGCTTGCATAACAAAGCTAACGAATGTATTTTGTTAATGCAATAGAAAAATTCAAAATATTTGTCAAATTTTTCTTATCATAGTCATACACAAAATGAAACACTCGATATGTTAACAGTAAAACAAATACTCTTGTTTAGTCTATTTATTTTATGGGCTACGATTTGCCAAAGTCAGGTATCGTATTTCGGGGCTGCTCTTTTAAACAGTCAAAAATTAGCAGTTTTCAAAAAAACAACTACCTTATTTACATTACAATATACTGATTATGCCGAATTGGAGAAATTTGATCAGGCTATTAAAAAAAACTGGACAGTTACACCTTATAAAATTATTAAGCCCGAAGAGCTTGCGCGCTACGACACAGTAAAAAATTATTCTTTTTTTTATTTCGACAGTTATGCAGAGAAGTTAGACAGTACAACTAACGTAAATGTGGTTTATACACTAAAATTAATAACGCCATCTAAAAACCCTAAGCTAAAAGAAGAAAGTATATTGGCAACAGTTGCACTTTTTGCTGACCCTAACACCAATCTGTTGGTCAGAACACAAGATCAACAATATGGCAGCAAAAGAAGTGTAAGAAATAATATTTTATCATATTTCTATAACAAGTCTAATTTCTTCAACTGGTCGCCCGGCTTTTTAACAGGTTATTTAAAACAGATTAATGATGGATTGCTTGCAAATGAAAATTGCAATATAGACTACCAATTTTATAATAAGGTACGCCTACCCGAGCTGGCTAAGGAAACGCTATACATACCTGAATACATTAAGCAGGTGTTTTCTTCGAGATTAGCACTTGTGCCACAATCGGGCATAATTTCTGAACCTTATAATTACAAACTCAAATTTGTATCGTACAAAGCACTTGATAGTTTAATTCTGAACAAAACCACTAATGTTAAATATGTGGTTTACACGCAACGATCTGGAGATAAAATAATTAGTGTATACGATAGTAAAGACGATAAAATTATTTATCAAAGATTTTATCCTCAATCACTAAGTTTTGAGATGAATGACTTAAGTGAGATTAAAAAGGTAATTGTTTCGCTTAAATAAGCTGAGTTAAAATTATAACTATTGCACTGTCATTCTCAACACCAGACCAATTGGCCTGGTTATTTTAGAAGCCTATTGCACCAAAATCAATCTAACTAAGATCCTTCACGGTGTTCAGGATAACAAATCCGCTTTATGAATATTAGCTAAATAGTAGTCAGCTTTTAGAACAAAACCTCTTAAACTAAAAAAGTCCCGATTTTCACCGGGACTTTTTATAATATGATTAAAACAGACTAGTAAAGTGTAAACTCTACACGACGGTTTTGTTGACGACCAGCCGCTGTTTTGTTAGTAGCAATTGGTTGGCCCATGCCATAACCTGTAGCTTCAATACGTGATGCATTTGCACCTTGAGAAACTAAATAAGCTTTTACCGATTCTGCTCTATCTTTTGATAAACGCAAGTTTAATTCTTTTGAACCTGTATTATCTGTATGACCAGCTAATTTTAAGCTAAAGTTTTTCTGAATCAACAATGCTGCAACTCTATTTAAAGAAGCATAAGATTTAGAACGGATAGTTGCTTTACCTAAATCGAATTCTAAGTTTTTAATCGCTTCGTTAACAACTTTACGATCCTCTTCTGTTACGATTACTTTTTCTACAACTTTTTCAGGAGTTTTTAATGGACAACCAGAACCATCAACAACAGTACCTGCTGGTGTATCAGGGCATTTATCTAATTTATCTGCAACACCATCACCATCTGAATCTTTTAAGATATCATTTAATTCTGAACGTAATTTTGCATTATCAGCTTTTTGGGCATTTAATTCAGATTTTAAACCTTCTGCAGTTTGTTTTGCTTTTAAAGCTTCATCATAAGTTAAAGCTACCGGATTATGGAAAGCCAATTGTTTTCCGCTACCTAAGGCAAACTCTAGACCAGCATAAGCATAGTTGTATTTATCGTTTCCATTTCTGTAATAACCATCTAAATTATCACCATCAACAAAATTGATGGTCCAACCTAAATCGAAATTAACCGCATCAGAAATTTTAAATTTTGCACCTAAACCTACAGGAATAATTAATTCGTGGATGTTATCGTCACCACTAAATTTTGAGGTTCCTGCTGCTGTAGTAATAGTCGGTTTATAGGCCGCAATACCTGCTCCGGCAGAAGCATAAAGCTGCAAAGTATTCTCTTTTTTAAACATATCAATGTTGAACATGTTTACCACGGCATTTAAACTTCCTGAATAAGACAAATCTGTATCGAAGGATTTTACAGGAGAGTTATTTACCAAACCACTTTTATAAGGTTCGGTATTATCTCCTTTTAATTTACCACGAACTCCATCTAAACGAAGAGAGAAATAAGGTGTAAATTGTTTTTTAATGTAAAGACCGTAACCTAAACTTGATTTGTTATTACTGAAATCATTTTTTCCACCCAATGGAGACAGTGGAGTAAGTACACCGGCGTTTACACCGATAGACCATGTTCTTAATGTTGTTGATGAAGTTGCCGTGCTTTCCTGAGCTGAAGCAACCGACCCGATGAGTAAACCAGCGAGTGCAACTGGGAGTGTTTTAAATAGCTGTAATTTCATAAATTTTCTATTAACGTTGAATAAGCGTTTTCCAAGTATTACAATAGCCATACCAAAAATACAGGCTTGTAAAAATACTTATCAACTTTTCAACACTAATACCTAACGTAATACATCAGACAAACTAAAAAATACGTTAGAACATAATGGGCGCATCTCTTTCAATCCGTTTAAGCTAATTCTTCCAAAATCAGATTTTTAAGTTTGGGCTTCAATATACTTTTTCATGTTAATATTTGTGAATGAAAAAATTGTCAGTATTGCTCTTTAAAATAGGTCAATGCCAACTTATCAGGTGGATAAGCTCTTCTTGCGAATCATGGAAAAAGCCCCATTTTGGATCATTCATTTCATAAAGTTATAAATACATCTGCCAGATATTCTACTATTTAATATCGCCGGCAAATTTCCATCGGGTGCCGAAATTTTCGGGCAATATTTGGTTGGTTAACAAAGCTCTTACCATTTCTACTGGCATGTTGTTTTCGTGTAATATACGATCGTGAAACTGAATATTAGTCATCTTGCCGCTTTCTACCAGCTCTTTGTGCAATGCTCTAAACTGCAATCCACCCAACATGTACCCGATTTGATACAATGGGCCATAACCTCCAGTAAACGATCTACGTACCTCAGCTTCTGCATTAGCACGTTCAAATCCCACACGGTCTACTAAAAAGTCTATACACTGCTTGGGCGTCCAATTCCCCAAATGGTAGTTCATTGAAAAAATAATACGTGCACAGCGGTGCATACGCCAAAAAAGCATACCAATTTTATCTTCCGGAGATTTCGCGAAGTTCTGGTCCCACAACAGCATCTCCCAGTACAACGACCAACCTTCCGTCCAGAAAGGTGTACCAAATACTTTGCGGTAAGGTTTGTATCGGCTTTGCATAAAATATTGAAGGTTGTGTCCGGGAATAAGCTCATGAAAAACTACAGCTCTAGAAAAATGCCTGTTATTGCCGCGAAGGGTCATCATTTTGGCCTCCTCCGTCATGTCTTCTGTTGGATAGGCAATTAATACCGATTCACCACCCAGAAAAAACGGTGCAAACAATTGTTCCTGCGGGCTTAACATGCGCATACGCCAACCTTCTTTGGCCAGGGACGGAATAGCGATGAGTTTATTTTTCTCTACAAAATCTATGGCCTCATTGGCCAATTCATAAACCAGTTCGGGCTGTTTTCCCAATTCAGGATAATCGGTTTTAACCTTTTCCAATGCTTTTTTCCAATCGTTGCCAAAGCCCATTTGTTGCGAGGCTTTAAGCATTTCGGCATCACACCAGGCAAACTCCCTCATGGCAATAGCCTCAATCTGCTCAGGTGTATAGGCAATCATCTCATCATTTAAATTGCTCAGCAAAGCAGTTCTCCCAATCGGATTACCAATAATACCACTCCCATCGTCTTTCGCATTTGAGGGTTTAGCTATTTTGCCCAGTACAGCAGCATAATCCTTTATTGCATCTACTACATCGGGGTAAACTGCTTTTGTGGCTTTGGTAAATTGCGGATCGTAGCCATCATAAAACTTATAGGCTTCAGTAAATACAGATAAGTACTGATTAGCAGTTTGTTGTGCCCAAGAAGCCTGTACCGGTGTAACAGCTAAATCTTTGTTTTCCACTGCCTTTGTGGTTTTCTGAATATTCGCTTTAAGCTGTTCGAATTGTTCTTGGGTAATTTTACCGTCTTGTTGTTGGCCAACTCTGCGCTTCGCCTCAAAATCTAATAATGTTTTGGCAAAAGGCAACATAAAAATACAGCTTTTAAATTCGGCGTATTGCTGTTGTAAACTTGCTGAATCTGACCGGATATCGCGTTTAAGCAAAATATAATCTACCCTTTCATTTACAGTTAGCTTGTTAAAAGTCAAATCCTTTAATTGTTTTTGCCAGTCTGTATAAAATCGTTCCATCCGTTTAAAATATTCCTCAGATCGCTTGAGTGCATATTTTCGGTTAAGCATGGTCTCGTCTGATTGGTATTGATTAATCAGCGGACTCACGAGGCTGGCTTCATTAGTTTGAGCGTGTAATTGTACTGTAACTGTTAGCAACAAAAACAGATAAAATAGTTTGCGCATAGCGATTGGGGCATTTTGAATTAGTTGATGCAATATAGCTAACC
The nucleotide sequence above comes from Pedobacter riviphilus. Encoded proteins:
- a CDS encoding FKBP-type peptidyl-prolyl cis-trans isomerase yields the protein MNKFTQLSLFTLLLATTIFSSCKKEYDSAQTIDDAAIKAYISKNNLTQMQPDSAKTGFYFQVTNPTDGSFFLNTDSVLYDVTVKSMTNGTTYLQSPSNGNLGTYVGYLNSFFQSSLSTTITYNIPAIRTAVLKLKPGGTARILLPSYLGFGKNGAGPIPSNENLDFIVKTYPYRKQWLFDDAKIQSYLTAKNLTATKDLSRVYYIVGTEGTGSDVITNESTLILKYTGRFLDGTSFDSSTDGTFSTTLNSVIAGWGLLTKFKAGTKVRLFIPSDLAYGTGGHTSIPPNAVLDFDIEIVKVTN
- a CDS encoding FKBP-type peptidyl-prolyl cis-trans isomerase, which translates into the protein MMVKFKYFILMICLAGCLAACKKNVPVDDYDPTPQFKADTAAISTFVKTNNIPATKDASGIFYQIITPGTGNVSYLTSTVITADYEGRLLNGTIFDSTKGTPTSFKLGNVILGWQFGIQKIQKGGKIRLIIPSYFAYGTQSPSALIPANSVLDFTITLTDVQ
- a CDS encoding FKBP-type peptidyl-prolyl cis-trans isomerase, translating into MFKFRFLTILFLCLAAFSSCKKNEDPEKQISDFIKQNNINAVRDDSGLYYQVIKPGSGSFTYPNNTKITIKYEGRLLNGSVFDNGGGKEQTFNLAELIEGWRIGIPKIQKGGEIRLIVPPSLGYGSGAVGSIPGNSVLDFTIQLSNTQ
- a CDS encoding acyl-CoA dehydrogenase family protein; protein product: METTEKKTIKGGEFLIKDTTYQEVFIPEEFDEEQQMIAQTCRDFLAAEVYPNLDKIDKQEDPELMPTLLTKAGELGILGVSVPEEYGGFGKNFNTSMLVADVVGAGHSFAVALSAHTGIGTLPILYYGNEAQKAKYIPKLGSGEWKAAYCLTEPNSGSDANSGKTKAKLSDDGKHYIITGQKMWITNGGFADVFIVFAKIDDDKNLTAFIVEKDFGGITMNPEEHKMGIKGSSTRQVFFNDCPVPVENMLSDRENGFKIAVNILNIGRIKLSAAAIGASKATLNTAINYSNERIQFGRPISKYGAIRFKIAEIAAKLYAVDSANYRAGQNIDDTYDQLVAGGMESGKARLKSVEQFAVECAILKVWGSEALDYTVDEGVQIYGGMGFSADAPMDRAYRDARINRIFEGTNEINRLLTVDMMLKRAMKGELDLMTPATAVAAELMSIPDFGEEDTTLFAAEKKVLSNLKKATLMVAGAAVQKLMMTLSKEQEILMNIADMASYVYVLESALLRTEKLVHTRGEEAAAGQLDLLRIYLVEAVDGIAKAGKEALWAFAEGDEQRMMLVGLRRFTKVEPFNVKDARQRVAQQLIEANKYIF
- a CDS encoding acetyl-CoA C-acyltransferase, with amino-acid sequence MEAYIIAGYRTAVGKAPRGVFRFTRADDLAAEVIRALVASVPNLDNEQIDDVIVGNATPEAEQGLNIGRMISLMGLDTDKVPGVTVNRYCASGLDTIATAVAKIKAGMADCIIAGGVEVMSGMPFGGWKLVPNAEVAKNNPDWYWGMGLTAEAVAKEYNVSREDQDAFSLKSHEKAIHAIKNGHLKDGVLPITVNENYLDANLKKKTRSYVVDTDEGPRADTTLDKLAKLKPVFDAVGSVTAGNSSQTSDGAAFVLVVSEKKMKELNAEPIARLVSYGIAGVPPRIMGIGPIEAIPKALKQAGLKKEDIDLIELNEAFASQSLAVIRTLDLNPDVINVNGGAIALGHPLGCTGAKLTVQIMNELKRQNKKYGMVTMCVGTGQGAAGIFELL